Below is a window of Scatophagus argus isolate fScaArg1 chromosome 24, fScaArg1.pri, whole genome shotgun sequence DNA.
CAATGCTGGCGTCTACTGTGAGTATCAAAACAGGTTTTTTTCAGCTTCTCTAACAACACCATCCTtctttcactgaaacaaaactgaaataaatttgtttttttaccaaaacgtttgtcagttttttgttAACTAGATTCAGCACACACTTGTACTTCGCTTTAATCGATGAAATCTAAAGGATCTTCTCTGTTTTGGCAGCCTGAGTTTTATCAAGTGTGCCACACCAAGAAAGACTACGAGGAGATTGGACCAAGCATCTGCCGCCACAACCCTGTATTCGGCGTCATGTCTTAGGCGCCGGATGGAGCGCATTCAGCGGAGGCCAAGGAGGGAAAAACGAGGGAAAGCGCCGCCGACACCTCACACGCTGTGGAAGTCCCATGAGCCTTTGCACGGATGCTCCGACAGCCCTGTTGATTCGGATAGAGCGACAGTGGACCAAACTAACTGCCAAAAGAGCGGCAGCGTCCTCACAAAATCAGAGGAAAGAGGTGACTCAGTCCAAAGGATcctcaaataaaatgtttactgCAAGTAGGTTAACAATAGGTGATACATCTTTCATTTCTGCGTGCCTCGTATATGTACTTATATCCTCACAGGGTTGTAATATGTGATTAATCAACATGAGTCCTGTAGAAATGCACTTCTCTGTGTATATGGGTTGGGTTCTTGCGATATGATATatactcttaaaaaaaaaaaactaaaaagatgGTTGTTTCAGGAAGCAGGACACGCTTAGGtagatcattttttttcaaacatcgttgagtaaaacacatttttggatCATCAAACAGGTGCAaacttaaaaagaaagaaaaacaatcaccAGAAATTCTGAACATTCCTGATTTTCTTTCGTTTTCTTTCgttcttttttgtgtcttttttttttaatgtccttCAGTACCTGGTGGAAATACTCATTTGAATTTAGAttattaaaacaagaaaaatcctCTATTCATCAGATAGTTTCCTCCAGGTTCCACTGAGACGAGTCTTCTTTTCTCCTGCAGCTTTGTATTAATGATCTCTTGAACAACCTGTcttgaaaaaggaagaaaaaaagtattAATATATGAACATGCAGTTTGAATGACTGTTGTTGGACCATCACTGTTGCCTAGATCTCAGTTATACTGGATAGCCTTGTACTGTACCAAATCTGGATTTCAATGCTGGCATTCCAATAAATGCCAAGGAGATATTTCTATAGTtgtgatttctcttttttttaactattaaaGAGTTTCCTGGTTATCTTCTGGCCTTGTGGGGGGGTGGTCACTTCCGCTGTGCTAACTTAACCCTGCTATTTTTGTGTGAGCGAAAACCCCCTCCTGTAACTGTATCCCTGCAGAACACGTGACGCAAGACTTTATTTCCACTGAACCGTTTTGTGCACCTCAGTGTGCCAAGGGAAGCGCCGTCCACAGACCTGTGATTGTGATGACTGATGGGCACACATATAACATTCAGCAGTGTGGAAAATGAGAATTTTACGATGTATTTGAACATGAAATGCTGTAAGCAAAGAGAGATGgcagaagaaaagggaaagtaGAGATTTGCGGCTGAGACATGAGTCCTGCTGAGAGGCTGAAGGTGCTGCTCTTCTTGGCTTTGTTCTTCGGAGCAGCAGGGTTTCTGTTCACGCTGCTCTCCTGTGGGACCGAGtactggctgctggctgccgAGTCCTGCAGCCGGCCAGAGGAAAGCCATGGAGCAAGTGGCCTCGGAGAggggaagagcagcaggaaggtATTTAAACTGTTTGCGTGGCTCCTTTGGAACAGGGAGGCAAGTCAAAGAAATGCACCAGAGGGATTGAAGCAGAAGGTGAAATAAAGTAAGCGACGACGAATTAATaagtttaatgaaaacaaaagctgagaTTTTGAGAATAAGGTGGTATTCACGTACTTTTGCTATTTCATCACTGGCATGTAAAAGATGACCTCCGACTTCTCTCGCCTGTTTTGTACAACAGAGTAAAATCTTGCGatattgcagtttttttccccaaaaataTGACTTTATTCTGGCATGAGGATATTCTGGTTCAACAAGAAGAGAACTAAAGAGAAACTCCATCAAAGGCAAACATGAGAGTGAAAGAAGTTCTGCACCATGCATCATGTTAGCACATTTGAAATTTGGGGTAAATTTGGTCATTTTAAtcacacaatacaaacaaagcaTGCCAGCTCTGACTTCATTCATCAATACACGTAGAAGGGAAGGAATTCCCTGCTGTCATCACTTTGCACCATCAGTCAGACTCCGTCTATTTACAGAAAGCTGATGGCCACAGATTCTCTGCACAGTCTGCTGTTGTAATTCTGCAGCACCTGTCCAGTCTGgcttttatttaaatgctattcttattttattgtgttcACAGCCAAAGATATATTAGCATTCAGTGACTCTAGACTGTAATGCAGTGACATATTCTTCAAATTCATCACACGCAAATGTATGAAAAAGCGGTTCACAGTTGGCTTTTTGGTTCTTCAGACTTTGGATGATGTGAGGATCTTCCATGAGGGTCTGTTCTGGCGATGCTCCTTCGTGGCTCTTTCAAATGAATACTCTATGTGGGACCTCTGGATCTGTAAGGACGTCACTTTGCAGACTTAACATAATGCGATTTCGCTTCCAGTTTTGGTAACACAACAGCATCATAACTGCCTCCTTCCCTTCAGCAAACCAGCCAGCATCGAAGCTGTGCCAGGCCGCCTTCCTCTTCCCATTCCCTGTGAGTGAGCCCCTGCGATCACGGGTGGAGCCTCGTGGTTTGCCCACAGGACCTTATGAGCACCACTCTGCCATTGGTTGGTATTATTTTATTGCATGAATAATTTAGGGTCATGTCCCTTCCTGAGGACTCATTTTCCTCGTCTGACAGTTTTCAGGACCTTCTGGAGCATCTTCCTCGTCACAGGCTTGACAGCCATAGTCACTGGGGGGTTTGTGGTCATCTGTGCTGGCCCCCTGTCCAATCACAAGCTATTTAAAGTGGGAGGGGCCCTCCAGCTTTTTGGAGGTAAGTCACCAGGTGTCATTGCTCACAGCTGAGCTTAATGATAATCATTACAGTTAAAGCAGAAAAGCTCATATGTCCCTCAAATACGATGTTTTAGAAGTATAAAATGACATATTAGATACTAGAGACATTAaggtaaaatgtatttataagtATATGAGcttaaaaggaaatgaaaacaagaaaagtctgTGCTTAGTGTCAGAAGAGTTCCTAACTGTGACTGGGCCTGAGTGCTGGTGGCTGCTCGTTAGCCAACATCGTCTGCAGCTGGACAAAGTCCTTTAAAAGCTTCAGTTTGACTGAGTGAGTGTTtgatggttgtgtgtgtggagacacatcagtctctgttgtgtgtgtctgtgggggttatgtgtgtgattttattttcatctctctgtgtcaggTTCAGGAGCTTGTTTGGTTTTTAGTGAAGTTTTTCATGGGGAGGTTGTTGCTTCTGGTGCTCATGTTGAGAGTCTTGGCTCaaccttctcctctttctcctgagTTTCTCATGTGAGGGTACAACCCTGGGGAATGGGGAATGATAGAAACATTTCCCAGAGTTTATTTTCTGCCAGTGATTCAGAATGTTCAACAAAAGACATCAAAATTTGACACTGGTTTTTGAGAAAGTCTAACTCCCCAAACATTGCAAACATGTCACTCAGTATGGTGAGGCTGATCCTCAACATGTGCTGTGTCATGGCTGCCAAACCACCAGAATGTGGTTGCTGCCTCCAACCATAAATCAGATGTGTTAATATCCATACAGCAAGAACATGCaccataaagacaaaagtattgggacacctgaccattgcaccaacagggactttaatgacccctcattctaaacacacagacagctttgctgctttaacagcttccactcttctgtgagggctttccacaacatgttggagtgtttctgtgggaatttgtgctcattcatgcagtagagcatttgtgaggtcacacactggtgttggaccaaaaggcctggctcacagtctccataccagtttatcccaaaggtgttggatggggttgaggtcagggctctgtgtgggccagtcaagttcttccacaccaaactcatccaaccatgtctttatggagctttgctttgtgcactggggcacagtcatgctggaatagaaaagtgccttcccacaaagttggaagcatagcattgtccaaaatgtcttggtatgctgaagcactgcactaagatttcccttcactggaagtcaggggccgagcccaaaccctgaaaaactgCCCCTGTCtgaacacttttgtctatatagtgtatctgtgAGGCAGCGTGTGCTTCAGATTGTCCTGTATGTGAAGTAGTTTACAAAACAAGCCCAGGTTAGTTCAAGGTCCCGAGTTTTAAAGGCTGTTGACTTGTTTTgactttatatatttatttttggatgGATTCTTCAAAACATCCTCTGCAAAGATAATaaacaaactgtctgtgtgtgtgtgtgtgtgaagactgCAGACTCGTgctcaggaaatgaatggatCACTTTATTAAAAAGTCAGTTttataaaagaataaaacatcttttttgtCACCATGTGTATTTAGCAGATATTGTTCCTTCAGCTCCCTTGAAAAGTGCTTGAATTTTACTCTTAAAAAGCCGTACAACCCGACAGTACACCGTCATTCAGTGGCTGGTGAAAGAAGGAAAGCCTGATGGTTGTCGCTTCCTTCCTGTCAGGTCTGAGCCTGCTGGCAGTGGTGCTGATGTATCTGATGTGGGTCCAGGTCTTGGACATTCTGGAGCAGTTTGCCCACCATCAGAGTGTCTCTGGCTGCCCCTCCTTCCACCTGAACATCCAGCACGGACCCTCGTTCCTGCTGGCTCCTGTCGCTGTCTTCTTCTGCCTTCTGGCTGGCCTGCTCTTCCTCCTGGTCAGCCGGAGTATTCAGGCGATTCAGCTGGAGAAAAGAGGCAAAATTCCTGAACTTCCAGTGTCTGATGGCTATGTGTGATTCCCTATTGAATATTGAAGATCCACTTAATCggaagggagaaaaagaatTCAATTCTTCAAACCGCTTTAAAGTAAAGGTTTTAAATTAGTTGTGTTAAGAATTTCTGGAAATAAGTACTTATATAAGTAAGGACTTACTTAAAAtatgacagacagaaggagTCAAAGACAAtgggaaacaaaaagacagcagtGGTTTGACTGACAAGTGTTCAGTTTAACTGCATGGAGAAAACCAAAGTTCAGGATCACAGATGTGGATCTTTCTGATTCTCTTCAATCAGTGAGGATGATTAGAATCCTTAATTTGAAGCTGGTCCtttattaaagatttttttaatcgATGTAACAGATCCTTTGTGATTAATACCCCAATACTcccactctgtttttttttttttttattattattattcctatAACTGATGAATCATTTTTGACACAAGTGGAGAGAAGAAGCCTGCCTGGCTGCTGGTGTGTAGGTCTGAGGGATTGAGTAGATTGAGTGTGTCCAGGCCTGCCTGTCATCGGGACATCAGGTTGAAGCTCTGGAATAATTGGGTCAGAAGGATGGAGATGATAATAAATTAGGCTGTCATAATCCATTTTGTGACTGGAGCATCACTTCAGGGACACCTCAGTgcctgtaaaacacaaaagagcCACGAGAGGGCAGTGTTATCccagcaaaaatgtttggagTCTTTTTTAACCTCATTAAATCACTTCATCCCGACTTCTTCCAACGATGTCCGACAACATCACAGCAAAGTTGCAGTGTTTGCATCAGATTATACTTACATAGGATGGAAGCAGGAGAGAAATTTGTAAGTGATAATTAATTCAACTTCTTTAATTTtcctgacaaacaaaaagaaaatgatccTACTCCCCTCCCCCTTCAAGTTCAGTATGTCTGACATTATattaggaggaggaggggatcGTGGAAGCCCGCAGTCACACCTTGATAATTGGAAAAGGCAAACAGAAGTGAGACCTTGCAACAATAGTGacaaaagggagagaaaggggaagGCAGAGAGTTGACACTGCTCGTCAGTGAGTCTTTCAATATTTTTCCATGTCTGACGCTCTTGTGCCTCTCCAtcccttctcttcttcttcatctccgCTGTGAACTAGGTGAGTATAATTACACCTGAGCATGTCACATTCACTTCCCCGGCCATCAGCGTGTTTAAACATCTGTCACCTCCTCTCCCTCGTCACGCAGCCAGTGCAGTCAGGGGTTTAAAGGGCGATCTTTATTTTCTAATGAATGCGGGGAGATCCAGTCATATTGCTTGATTTCAATCTTTGAAAGCAGGATCGTGGCATATTCATTACTCGGGTCCGGGAGTGGATGTGGTTGCCTACTGTTGTAGCTGTCAACCTCGGACTCGCACACATTTATACACTCTCCACCAACAGTGCTAGTACTTTACATCACATCATCGCCCCGGGTCTTTTGTCCTCTGTAGATGGAACTGTCCACGGCAATTACTGCGGGGGCAACAGAGACATCCGAAGACCAACTTAAGACACCCGAACTCATcgcttttatttcttttgagaCATTTTACCGCAAAGTTTAATTTACTTCCTTACTTTTGACTTTTGCTGGTAGAATTTTTATTATTCCAAATCCAAAATAGCTGCACCTCCTGTCAGCTCACTACTTGCAGTTCAACTTTTCAGACTAAGAGCTGCATTCACTTGTGTTGCATGTTACACTATGCACTTACAGTACTAAGACTGGTACTAATGTGAGAATGCTGTTACTGGAATGTCACCTACGTTGGTTAGTCGACACTTTAACCTCAGCATGATACTGTGCAGCCATCATGCGGGCCTTCTCTAAGACCCTGTCTCCTGGAGAGCTATTTGGAAATCCAAACATGTCCAGGCTGCACCTTCTGTGCTCTGAGCCATGTCATGTACGCTTAAAATGTCACCTCAAGCACACAGTgtgcaaaacacaaatcacGCTGTACTGGAcgtcattaaaaaaacaaacaaacaaaacaaatataatgaGCTGCCATTAAAGGCTTGGACACAAGCTTTTCTATGATCCCACCACCTTCCCTGAACCTCCCCCTGTTTGCTCCCCACTCTGGAACACTCTACTCTACCTCCACATCACCCACAGGCCAACCCAGGGGGCACAATTATTCAGGCCTTTGCTCAGCCAAGTAGAAGAAATTAGCCTCTTCTCCTGAACCAAGACCTTCTAACCTGAACCAGGACCTCGGGCTGCCTCTCTGACTAGCATGACCCCCTGTGACTTCCCTCTCCAGACCTTGTTTTCCATACATATGAGCCCGAGCTGGCCAGAGCCACGCTTGGATGCCATATGGGCTCTCCTTGCCCTGGCAGGCAGAGTGGGGCCGGGGAGCTGCAGGCTATAAAATCCAACACCCCCAcacctccactgctgctgtgccGTACTCCCCTCCTGGAAGGATGCTGGTGTCTTCGGGCCGATGATATGCTTTTACAACAATTCAAGAAAAGGGCTAAGATGGCGAACAGCTGGGCTGAGATGTCATTCGCTGTGGCCTTAGAAGCTGTAATTGGAAAACCAATATTAGAAACTTAATTTAGGAAAAAAGACCAAAAGTTGTGTAAGTTATAGTCTACATTTCAAAGTTTTCAGCTGACTGCaggtaaatatttaaatgaggAGTTAGGGAAAATAAGAAGTTGTATAATGAATTCTATTATGACAGCGTATGTTCTCAGGGTGTAGAATAAGAGCTTCTCGTTCTCCTTTTATTCTTTACTTGAACTTTTCTGTAATTTgacttaatttattttcttcattcaaATCATTTTGAGTCACAGGTGATTCCATTCCCAGTGTCTCTGCTGACAGATCTtaccttttcttctccttcgCCTCCTGTCTGCTTTTGCCTTTTTCAACCTTCTAGTTCACCTATTCAGGCCAGTCAGTGGTGGATAATGAGGTCTGTGGCCTGGCACTGTGTTCTCTCACTCTTATAGTACAGTAGGAGTTTGAAAATTGTCAAAGCTTTGCAAATCTGCCATTATAGAGCCGAAGTATGCCACAGTGTGTTCATGAAAACCAAAGCCTGAAAAGAACTGGTGTTGTCACAGTAAACTGAGTGTGAGTCAGTTAGGCAACATGTCAGTAGAGCCTCGTTTAGCTCTGAGCCATTAGGTGTCCTTGGCCAACACCGGCCCAGGGTCCAATTACAGTCAGTTTAGGCACCTCATGATTTCCATTCAGAGCTCATGTTGGAAGCCTGTTTTATATATAGAGGAGGGCTAGTAAAGGAGTTTGGGTTGGTGGGTGATGTGTTGCATATTTGACTGGAGTTTGTGTCTCATCAAAAACAAGTAATTCACATTTGCCTTTTTCATCATAACCACAATCTTTGTCTAATCCTCATGCATGATAGTTgttgtgcaattttttttaaacttttgacAGCTTGCTGAGCAACAGCCAGAAATGGTGTAAGAAATTCATCAAAAATTCACCtgaaatttgaaacaaaacagcggCACTACGTGCTGAAAAACATTATCCAAATAGATCTTTTTCCATTCAGCATTTATTGCACCTTAGCTTTCTCCATAACCCAACTTTCATGCCTCAgccaaataaaaacatatttgcaatgtttttatttttgttttatttaacttgTTTTTCAAGAAAAACGGGAGAAAACAGGAGACTTTTAACAACAGGACATCTGGTGCACAAACAACTGGTCAAGGCTTCACACTATGTCGACCAGTTTCTGTGGCCAGCAGCTGCTCCCATGGCTGTACAGATGCCTTCATGGCAGCCTCAGTCACTGATTTATTTGGATAAGATGCAATTTATAAAAAAGTAGCTTCTTTTGTATCTGGTTTTGGTTGGATCTTTGACCCACCACGTCTGGCAAATGACATCAGGCGGATTCAATATGAGC
It encodes the following:
- the LOC124055602 gene encoding transmembrane protein 182-like, translated to MSPAERLKVLLFLALFFGAAGFLFTLLSCGTEYWLLAAESCSRPEESHGASGLGEGKSSRKTLDDVRIFHEGLFWRCSFVALSNEYSMWDLWISNQPASKLCQAAFLFPFPVSEPLRSRVEPRGLPTGPYEHHSAIVFRTFWSIFLVTGLTAIVTGGFVVICAGPLSNHKLFKVGGALQLFGGLSLLAVVLMYLMWVQVLDILEQFAHHQSVSGCPSFHLNIQHGPSFLLAPVAVFFCLLAGLLFLLVSRSIQAIQLEKRGKIPELPVSDGYV